From Erigeron canadensis isolate Cc75 chromosome 8, C_canadensis_v1, whole genome shotgun sequence, one genomic window encodes:
- the LOC122579325 gene encoding transcription factor bHLH123-like encodes MADSWWDSRTRPAALDTVSVTSMNLFQETTESTTTTSTTSGGGGGVLGNNPSLHNMMELGLSSQPISQALDWNQALYRGDQRNDLNQSGYQALIQEDQSLSSNTSNYQETTQWKSHKMYPADSSSEFKQINVRGFHLDERVPYNEENGLNPSFQTMDHSYGSNSTLIQSLFGSDHNTNQQQDSGYDQNQGMSNYSYQSSYGGISMSSGGGVGGDYPPPPPPQEFSVNSPSKVQPPNIATPLQFSNNARFWNASATSMNDVRSTSFFPLQMQSPSSTIEDKPKNPTPEMVKKSNSKSSTTKRPRNENPPLPAFKVRKEKMGDRITALQQLVSPFGKTDTASVLSEAIEYIKFLHEQVNVLSTPYMKNGAAIMQQQQQVISDKTSDGSRQDLRSRGLCLVPVSSTFPVTHETTVDFWTPSFGGTFR; translated from the exons ATGGCAGATAGCTGGTGGGATTCAAGAACAAGGCCTGCTGCTTTGGATACAGTTTCTGTCACCTCTATGAATCTTTTTCAAGAAACAACTGAAAGCACCACTACAACATCCACCACgagtggcggcggcggcggcgtgTTGGGCAACAACCCAAGCTTACACAACATGATGGAATTAGGTCTTTCATCACAACCAATATCTCAGGCCTTGGATTGGAATCAAGCTTTATA TCGTGGAGATCAAAGAAATGATCTTAACCAAAGTGGTTACCAGGCCCTAATTCAAGAAGATCAAAGTTTGAGCTCAAACACAAGCAATTATCAAGAAACAACTCAATGGAAATCACATAAAATGTATCCGGCGGATTCATCATCAGAGTTTAAGCAGATCAACGTTAGAGGTTTCCATTTAGATGAACGAGTGCCATACAACGAAGAAAACGGATTAAATCCTAGCTTCCAAACAATGGATCATTCGTACGGAAGTAATTCTACATTAATACAAAGTTTATTTGGTTCAGATCATAACACGAATCAGCAACAAGATTCGGGTTATGATCAAAACCAAGGAATGAGTAATTACTCTTATCAATCTAGCTACGGTGGCATCAGCATGtcaagtggtggtggtgtcggGGGAGATTACCCTCCTCCGCCGCCACCTCAAGAATTCTCAGTGAATTCACCATCAAAAGTTCAACCACCGAATATTGCTACACCCCTACAATTCTCCAACAACGCACGATTTTGGAATGCATCGGCAACCTCCATGAATGATGTTAGATCAACTAGTTTTTTCCCTTTGCAAATGCAATCACCTTCATCTACCATTGAAGATAAACCAAAG AATCCCACACCAGAAATGGTAAAGAAAAGCAATAGCAAATCATCTACAACCAAAAGACCAAGAAATGAAAACCCACCATTGCCAGCTTTTAAG GTGAGAAAAGAGAAGATGGGGGACAGAATCACTGCACTCCAACAATTAGTTTCACCTTTCGGAAaa ACTGACACAGCATCCGTGTTGTCTGAAGCTATCGAATACATCAAATTTCTCCATGAACAAGTGAAT GTTCTAAGTACCCCATACATGAAAAATGGAGCCGCGATcatgcaacaacaacaacag GTAATTTCGGATAAAACATCAGACGGATCAAGACAAGATCTAAGAAGTCGAGGGCTATGTCTGGTACCGGTATCAAGTACATTTCCAGTTACACACGAAACAACAGTCGATTTTTGGACACCATCTTTTGGAGGGACTTTTCGATGA
- the LOC122579290 gene encoding NAD(P)H dehydrogenase (quinone) FQR1: MAPTKVYIVYYSMYGHVEKLAEEIKKGAASVEGVEAKLWQVPETLHEEVLGKMSAPPKSDTPIITPNDLPEADGFVFGFPTRFGMMSAQFKAFFDSTGGLWRTQSLAGKPAGIFYSTGSQGGGQETTALTAITQLVHHGMIFVPIGYTFGAGMFEMEKVKGGSPYGAGTYAGDGSRQPSELELAQAFHQGKYIATIAKKLKGAE; this comes from the exons ATGGCTCCTACTAAAGTATATATCGT GTACTACTCTATGTATGGACATGTAGAGAAGCTAGCTGAAGAGATAAAAAAAGGAGCTGCATCCGTTGAAGGAGTTGAAGCCAAATTATGGCAG GTCCCAGAAACATTGCACGAAGAGGTTCTTGGAAAAATGAGTGCACCTCCTAAGAGCGACACACCAATAATTACACCAAATGACCTTCCTGAAGCTGATGGATTTGTTTTCGGGTTTCCCACAAGATTCGGTATGATGTCTGCTCAGTTCAAAGCCTTTTTTGATTCCACTGGTGGTCTTTGGAGAACCCAGTCACTCGCTGGCAAGCCTGCTGGCATCTTCTACAGCACTGGATCTCAAGGTGGCGGTCAAGAAACTACCGC TTTGACCGCAATCACTCAACTGGTTCACCATGGGATGATCTTTGTGCCAATTGGATACACATTTGGAGCTGGCATGTTTGAAATGGAGAAAGTGAAAGGTGGAAGTCCTTATGGCGCAGGAACCTATGCTGGCGATGGATCTAGACAGCCGTCTGAGCTTGAGCTGGCACAGGCATTCCACCAGGGCAAGTACATTGCCACCATTGCCAAGAAACTCAAGGGAGCCGAGTAA